AACCGAAACAAATTTAAGGCTTCGCGTGAATGATAGCATCCCTTTTTGTTGCTTTTCAGTGTTCTAATCACACTTCTAGCATGAACTGCGTGTCTCAAAAAATCACTTTCGGTTATTAACGCTGTTGATGATTCTTGTTTGTCAGTTTCTGGGCAACTTTTTTTGTGGAATGATAGAAAGATGAAAACTTTGTTGCTCAATGGTTTGGTCAGGAACAATGTGGTGATAAACGACACACTAAAGGAGAGTCCCGTTTGAAAATCAAGATTTTGAACTGTTTTTTAGTACGGTTTTGGTactttaatttgattaattgaAGCAATTTCTTGATGGTGCTGATAAGAGAAGAGTTCGAGGCAAAAAATTGGGGATTTTAGAAGCAGGGGATTGGGTGTGGAGAAGATTGCCGTTGCTGTTGAGTCTCCTAAAGAAATTTCACGAATTGCTTTGAAGTGGGCTTTAACTAATGTGGATTGTGTTAGGCTGCTGGCTGTTATTCCAACTCATAACTCAGGTAAAATATTTATCGTCTCTTCTTTTCATGTAGTCGTTTACATATCATTATTGGCCATTTATGTTTAATGTCTATTCTTGAAAACGGATATCAAAACCTATAATAGTGTGAATTCATGCTTCTTTTGCACATAATAGGGTGCTCAAGTCCTCAATGATTTCTTCTACGACATTAGTTTATCAGGCTATTAGGTTTGTTTTTTGTGATTTATATGGATTTCCTAATTTCATCAGCTCAGATTTGTCTTGAAGTTAGTCCAAGAAATTAGGTTGCACAACATAATGCTATTTTATTCTTTCATTGGTTCTTGTTTCGAGCAAGCATAAATAGTTTTGCAATACTCATTCGTTGAATCCTATTGAAGCTCTCTTTTTCGGTGTCTTGTGTTCACAGTGAATGAATTTGGAAAATTGTGTTTCACTGGTCCACGCATATAGAAATTCTATATACATGAGGCCATCATATCCAGAAGTTTCATACCACGAGGTTCTAGAACATTTTTTGTGCTTGTATATCTTAACCACTATGCTTTCTTTCTTAGGTAAACAGCAATGGGTTTTCCAAAAATTGGTAGCGATCTCAGCTGGTAACTGGAGATCAATGCCGGGAACGGTTTTAGATCAGAAGGATCATATTACTGATTTATGCAGTTAAATGATGAGTCAACTCCAAGACATTTATGATCCAGAGAAGGTTCTATAATTACCTGGCGTGGTTCTCATTGGTAACAAGTTTGGTGATAACAATGATTTTTGGCATAGGTGAGTGAAGATGAAAATGGTTTACGAGTCTAAAGATGGAGTAGTCGCATCTGaagacaaaagaaaacaaacaaaatggGTTGTATTGgaaaagtaatatttaataaacacaGTATCTTTTGCATTGGATGTTTTGATCCAGCACCCGGAAATCAGCAAGAATTTTGCTTAGTATCTTTTTTTATTGTTGCTTAACAGGAGAATGAAAAAGGAAGCACACTTTTGCATGGAGCAGCTTGATGGAACCAGCCGAGAAGGAATTAATACACTTCCAGACTCAGCATCTTCCATAAAATATCTCGAGGATAAATTCAACACTGTGAAGGTGCTAAATGTGACACCAAGAAGCAGCCCTGAGCATTCATCTTTCAAGACAACAGTTGACAGGATATCTTCAATCTCCAGCTTTTCTGAAATTAAATGGGATTTAACGGTGAAGCAAATTTTACCATCATCATTAGGGGGACATCATGACTTTGAAGAATCTGATTTGGAGTCAGCCAGTGAGAATTCAGGCTCTCTTTGAACGAGTATGAGTTCCCAGCAATGGATGGAAGATCTGAGTTCTGCAGATGAATCTTCAAAGCAATCAAATGAAAGTATACAAGGACCAGGCAGTACAGCACAAAGTGAAAGGAATCAAGATTTTCGCGAGAATGTGAGAGAGATTATGTACTAAATAAAAAATGCACCCCACGACCCTCCTCCACTTTGCACGGTATGTCAGCGTAAAACACCATCATTTGGGAATCTGACAAGATCGTTCTCATATGCTGAGCTTGAACAAGCTACTAGTGAATTTTCGAAGGGTAACTTTTTGGCTGAGTGGGGATATGGTTCTGTACACTGTGGAGTGTTACCTGATGGTCTGGTCGTAGCTGTGAAGCAACATAAACTGGCTAGTACGCAGGGTGATCGTGAATTCTTGTCAGAAGTTCAGGTCCTGAGCTGTGCACATAATCGTAATGTTGTGATGCTGATTGGATACTGTGTGGAGAACAGAAGACGGTTGTTAGTTTACGAGTTCATTTGCAATGGTTCTGTGGACTCTCATCTTTATGGTACTTGGGATACCATGCACCTTCAATTTTTTGGTCATGATACCTTTTGGTTGGTTGTCTGTCAGGAACAAAGACTCATGGCGTCTTGATTAAAATCTCAAGTTTTTTTCTCTTCATGTTTCTACTGTTCTAATTTAATCAGAAATCATCATAAATATAAGCTTTTCTTTTGAATTGTACAGTTTCAGCTTTAAAATTGCAGGCCACAGCTATGGGCCCTTGGACTGGACTGCACGCCAAAGATCGCTAGTGGAGCTGCTCGAGGGTTGAGATATCTCCACGAGGAGTGCAGAGTTGGCTGTATAGTCCATCGTGACATGCGACCAAACAACATTCTGATCACGCACGATTTTGAGCCACTACTACGTTGTCGCGTCTTTTAAACACAAGAATTTGAACCATCTGTATGTCCAATTATTGACTTCATGATAAAGGTTGGAGACTTTGGGCTAGCAAGATTGCAACCAGATGGAAATTCGGGAGTAAAAACGAGAATAATTGGAACATTTGGGTACTCGGCTCCAGAATATGCTCAAACAGATCAAGTCTCCAAGAAAGCTGATTTATATTCTTTTGGTGTGGTGCTGGTAGAGCTTGTCACCGGAAGAAAAGGTGTGGATATAAATCGTCCCAAAGGCGAGTAATGCCTCACAGAATGGGTCGTTACTGCCCTTAAAGTTGTGTTACTATTATTTCATCCAAGATTTAAGTGCATTGATGCCATGTTTATCTTCTGTGTTTATTTCTGGATGGAGCAGGCACGTCCTCTGCTCGAAGAGAATGCCTTTTCAAAACTTGTGGATCCACGTTTGAGTGCCTGCTATTTAAAAAATGAGTTTCAGGGCATCATGATACATGCTACTTCCTCTGCATACAACGTGACACATACATGAGAGAAGACAAGGAGATGGGTTCCAACAATATCATTCAGCATGTGAGCAATCGCGTTCAAGAATTATAGATACAGGAATATGTATAGATGTATTTTCTCAAGTATATACGCTTTGTCGACCACAGAAATTAATTAATGCTACATTCCCATAAATATTCGATTCTAAAACGGTGAAGAATAAGAAGCAGAAGCTCTCTCTTTTAAATCCACGCTCACATCACCCTTGACACCCTGCTCCTCATCTAAAAACAGATCATTCGTCCTCCTAAACGCTCCATGGAGCACCACCACAACCAACCCCACCGCCAGCCCCGCCAAGAACACAGTCGCATGCGTCAGCAGCAACAAAACCAACGTAGAGATCGACAGAACCGCCAAGATTACACGCTCGTCCACTCCATACCCAAAAACCACAACAGGTTCATCTCGAAGGAAATACAGAAAGAGCCACACGCCAATAGTGAAGATGAACACGATGATGGATACAGGGTGCCACAATAGGCTAAGGAAAACCATGAAAAGGATTATGATCACGTAGTTCACCTGGAAATAGGACGTGTTAGTCCTGACACGTTGGAGGGCGACATTGAAGCTTTCGGGCATCGAGCAGGATGCCATTTGTTTCCATGGACGTCGGATTCCGACCCCGGATCTGATCTTTTGCCTGGCGTGGGAAAGAAATGGTGAATCTGTCGATGGTGTTGTTGAGATTGTGCCATACGCGGTAGACATCTTAGCAACGTTCCTCGGGGAAAATAAAGGATATACATGAAAGGAGAAATGCATGAGATACTAATTAATCAAAGTTTTCAATCCATCTACTTTCTATCTTTAGCATTGAATAAAATTAGCAGAAAATGAAACGTGTCCGCTTCGTATATATCGATCGTTCTAGGCATGAATGTGTATAGATATAATATTACATATATATGCGGAAAACAAAATCGTTATTGATTCAACCTCCTCAGATTTTTTAAGCTTGATGATATATACTTTAatggtgtgtttggttgagtggattaaataaagatagattaatagtcaaatatttatcgttaaaattttaagttgttttaataattattttgatccGGTTTAATATCCAATTTATgaataactatttgattaataaaattggatcttaaaccgggtcaaaatgattattaaaacatcttaaaattttaacgataaatatttgactattactctatccttatttaatacgctcaaccaaacacaatattaatatattatgttTATTATTTATGCAACTGTTTAAAAATTCCAATTATATATTTACTGTCACGGCCACCAATGCAATCTGCATGTATTTAAGATACTACTCATTATTACATgatgatttatgttatgtattTATCATATATTTTACGATAAAATATATCACAATATACAAATTTAGTTCAGAGAAAACAATCATTGTTATTATGTTAAGTGTGAATATCAGTTGATTGTGAAGGTAGGAAAGGTGGTCTGGTTCTGCTTTGGAATGTTCCTTATGATATTAAAATTTGTTCTTATTCGTCTGGTCATATTGATTGTATAGTGACTCATGAGCAAAATGTTTGGAGGTTTACTGGTTTTTATGGCAATCCTAATCCCTGTTCCAGAATATTTTCTTGACAACTCCTCAGTCGCTTACATAGCATTTCTGAGCTCCATCATCTTCCGTGGCTAATAGGGGGAGATTTTAATGAAATACTTTTTGAAAGCGAGAAATTTGGAGGATCTTTGCGATCTCTGTCTCAAATGTCAGCTTTTCGTACTGTTATCAACTCGTGTATGTTGAGTGATTTGAACTGTACTGGTGATCTATTTACTTGGTGTAACAGGAGGAAGAATAACGATATTATCTTTGAGCGGTTGGATAGATTTCTTTGTAACAATGATTGGCAATTATTGTATCCAGCCGCAGAAGTATCTCATCTTGATTTCTATAGCTCGGATCATAGGCTTATTTCAGTTAGCTTGAAGAAGGGTTGCGAGGTTTTATTCAAGAAAGGTCCAAAGAGGTTCATGTTCGAACATAAATGCATGCTGGAGGAGGACTTTCACCAGGTTATGAACCAATGGATGCACAATGATATTAATGTTGATTTGCCTAATGCATTATTCCAGTTCAGCGGTGTTATGAAGAATTGGGCCGGGTCTCGATTTTCTGACTTGTCTCGTAAAATCGAATTCTTTCGAAAGGAGCTCAATGGGCTGTAGAATCCTATCCATTCCATAATCAATACTAGACGCATTCTTGAATTGGAGCTTACCATTGATAGGCTGGTGATTCAAGAGGAAACTCATTGGAAACAGAGGGCTCGAACTAACTGGTTGGCCCAAGGCGATGGCAATACTAAATTCTTCCACTCGTTTGCTTCTCAGAGAAAGCGAATCAACCATATCAAAGGACTGCTAGATGATAATGGTAATTGGTTTGAGGCTGAAAATGACATAGCTGATATTTCATTGAAGTTTTATGCTAACCTCTTTTCTTCCTCTAACCCCTCTGTGCTGGACTTTGAGGCAGCAACGTTGAATACTAATTCCTTGGTTGATGATGCAATGAATGCAATATTGTGTGCTCTTTATACAGATACTGATATTTACAAGGCACTGTTCGATATGCAACCTTCTAAAGCCCCCGGTCCAGACGGGTTTACAGCTCTATTTTTTCAGAAAAACTGGAAGATTGTGGGGAAGGAAGTTGTGGCTGCTTGTCTCAATATTCTGAACAGTAAAGGCGACTTAATTGGGTGGAATGATACGACTTTAACACTGATTCCTAAAGTGTCCAATCCAGTTTCTCCGAAAGATTTTCGACCTATTAGCTTATGCAATACATGCTATAAAATTGTGGCTCGAGCTATCACGAACCGACTGAGACCAATTCTGGGCACAGTCATTGACCACCATCAAAGTGCGTTTGTTCCAGGGAGGCTTATCACAGATAATGTTATTATTGGATATGAATGCATGCACTGGATTcgtaataataagaaaaataagtgtagtgacccgttccagaatcacctactaatgaagaactaagcatgcaattaacttaattaataataatcagagataacagcggaaatatggccaacgacagtagttatacaacccaat
This Primulina eburnea isolate SZY01 chromosome 2, ASM2296580v1, whole genome shotgun sequence DNA region includes the following protein-coding sequences:
- the LOC140823967 gene encoding PRA1 family protein F3-like; its protein translation is MASCSMPESFNVALQRVRTNTSYFQVNYVIIILFMVFLSLLWHPVSIIVFIFTIGVWLFLYFLRDEPVVVFGYGVDERVILAVLSISTLVLLLLTHATVFLAGLAVGLVVVVLHGAFRRTNDLFLDEEQGVKGDVSVDLKERASASYSSPF
- the LOC140823968 gene encoding uncharacterized protein, whose amino-acid sequence is MSAFRTVINSCMLSDLNCTGDLFTWCNRRKNNDIIFERLDRFLCNNDWQLLYPAAEVSHLDFYSSDHRLISVSLKKGCEVLFKKGPKRFMFEHKCMLEEDFHQVMNQWMHNDINVDLPNALFQFSGVMKNWAGSRFSDLSRKIEFFRKELNGL